A window from Primulina huaijiensis isolate GDHJ02 chromosome 13, ASM1229523v2, whole genome shotgun sequence encodes these proteins:
- the LOC140991714 gene encoding transcription factor BIM1-like isoform X3 gives MELPRPRAYETEGGKATQDFLSLYSSSSPVQQDPTPQQGGYLETHDFLRPLERVGNNETKEGNKVEMSVVNKLPPPAAEHLLPGGNGTYSISYFNQRGLKPEGEGSLYTMQASSATRNDDNSNSSSHTGSGFTLWNESAVNKGKTGKENFSAQRHVLGLNMVGGQWIPALERPSQSSSNNKHNTTTLGSFSSSQPASSQKNHSFMSMIKSAENDQKECDDDDKAFIMKKVPSFQPKGNLSVKIEARTIDQKPNTPRSKHSATEQRRRSKINDRFQNLREIVPNSDQKRDKASFLLEVIEYIQFLQEKVKKYESSYSVWNHETSKIIQRRNCHMGEGVVDHSQWANAGSGPASALAARFEENKSRVSPAMPINGQNLVESDTSTATTFKEKAQQPELTSKAAPVHPPIQPSIFDLGRTSAVASPLSLPQASDLNKTTSWIPSHVLQNRSCTDYWTRDKLKDQNLAIESGTISISSAYSQRLLSTLTLALQESGIDLSKSSISVQIDLGKRSNSANSSTSAVKQDNVPRDACMEDEFGQALKRLKTI, from the exons ATGGAATTGCCTCGGCCCAGAGCTTATGAAACGGAAG GTGGAAAGGCAACCCAAGATTTTCTTTCACTGTACTCGTCCTCTTCACCGGTCCAACAAGATCCAACACCTCAACAgg GTGGCTACCTTGAAACTCATGACTTCTTACGACCACTGGAACGAGTGGGGAATAATGAGACAAAAGAGGGAAACAAAGTTGAAATGAGTGTCGTCAATAAGCTTCCACCGCCAGCAGCGGAGCATCTTCTTCCTGGTGGAAATGGCACGTACAGCATCTCTTATTTTAACCAAAGAGGTTTGAAGCCAGAAGGAGAAGGAAGCTTATATACGATGCAAGCAAGTAGTGCCACGAGAAATGATGATAACTCAAACAGCAGTTCTCACACGGGCAGTGGTTTCACACTGTGGAATGAATCTGCAGTTAACAAGGGAAAGACAGGGAAGGAGAATTTTTCTGCACAAAGACATGTGCTAG GTCTGAATATGGTGGGAGGACAATGGATACCAGCGTTGGAAAGGCCATCACAATCATCTTCTAACAATAAGCATAACACCACAACCTTGGGCTCTTTCTCGTCCTCTCA GCCAGCATCATCTCAGAAGAACCACAGTTTCATGAGTATGATAAAGTCAGCTGAAAATGATCAAAAGGAGTGTGACGACGACGACAAAGCTTTCATTATGAAGAAAGTGCCTTCATTTCAACCAAAAG GTAATTTGTCAGTAAAAATTGAAGCCAGGACCATAGATCAGAAGCCTAATACACCTCGTTCAAAACACTCAGCAACTGAGCAACGTAGGAGAAGCAAGATTAATGACAG ATTTCAAAATCTGAGGGAGATCGTTCCTAACAGTGACCAGAAGAGAGACAAGGCATCGTTCTTGTTAGAG GTTATTGAGTACATTCAGTTCTTgcaagaaaaagttaaaaaatatgaaagttCGTACAGTGTCTGGAATCACGAAACATCCAAGATCATCCAAAGA AGGAACTGTCATATGGGTGAAGGTGTTGTTGATCACTCACAATGGGCGAACGCTGGTTCAGGCCCAGCTTCAGCATTAGCTGCGAGGTTTGAGGAGAATAAAAGCCGAGTTTCCCCGGCTATGCCAATCAATGGACAAAATTTAGTTGAATCGGACACAAGCACTGCTACAACATTCAAAGAAAAGGCTCAGCAGCCTGAATTAACTTCTAAGGCAGCACCGGTTCATCCACCAATTCAACCAAGCATCTTCGATTTAGGGAGAACAAGCGCTGTAGCTTCCCCACTCTCACTGCCACAAGCATCAGATTTGAATAAAACCACATCATGGATCCCGTCTCACGTTCTTCAGAACAGATCATGTACAGATTACTGGACCAGGGATAAGCTGAAAGACCAGAATTTGGCCATTGAAAGTGGTACTATTAGCATCTCAAGTGCCTATTCACAGAG GTTGTTGAGTACACTTACACTAGCGTTACAGGAATCGGGAATCGATCTCTCTAAGTCCAGCATCTCGGTGCAGATTGATCTGGGAAAGAGATCTAACTCTGCTAATTCTTCCACATCCGCTGTCAAG CAGGATAATGTTCCACGAGATGCATGTATGGAGGATGAATTCGGCCAAGCTTTAAAGAGGCTTAAAACTATCTGA
- the LOC140991714 gene encoding transcription factor BIM1-like isoform X2 yields MELPRPRAYETEGGKATQDFLSLYSSSSPVQQDPTPQQGGYLETHDFLRPLERVGNNETKEGNKVEMSVVNKLPPPAAEHLLPGGNGTYSISYFNQRGLKPEGEGSLYTMQASSATRNDDNSNSSSHTGSGFTLWNESAVNKGKTGKENFSAQRHVLEEGLNMVGGQWIPALERPSQSSSNNKHNTTTLGSFSSSQPASSQKNHSFMSMIKSAENDQKECDDDDKAFIMKKVPSFQPKGNLSVKIEARTIDQKPNTPRSKHSATEQRRRSKINDRFQNLREIVPNSDQKRDKASFLLEVIEYIQFLQEKVKKYESSYSVWNHETSKIIQRRNCHMGEGVVDHSQWANAGSGPASALAARFEENKSRVSPAMPINGQNLVESDTSTATTFKEKAQQPELTSKAAPVHPPIQPSIFDLGRTSAVASPLSLPQASDLNKTTSWIPSHVLQNRSCTDYWTRDKLKDQNLAIESGTISISSAYSQRLLSTLTLALQESGIDLSKSSISVQIDLGKRSNSANSSTSAVKDNVPRDACMEDEFGQALKRLKTI; encoded by the exons ATGGAATTGCCTCGGCCCAGAGCTTATGAAACGGAAG GTGGAAAGGCAACCCAAGATTTTCTTTCACTGTACTCGTCCTCTTCACCGGTCCAACAAGATCCAACACCTCAACAgg GTGGCTACCTTGAAACTCATGACTTCTTACGACCACTGGAACGAGTGGGGAATAATGAGACAAAAGAGGGAAACAAAGTTGAAATGAGTGTCGTCAATAAGCTTCCACCGCCAGCAGCGGAGCATCTTCTTCCTGGTGGAAATGGCACGTACAGCATCTCTTATTTTAACCAAAGAGGTTTGAAGCCAGAAGGAGAAGGAAGCTTATATACGATGCAAGCAAGTAGTGCCACGAGAAATGATGATAACTCAAACAGCAGTTCTCACACGGGCAGTGGTTTCACACTGTGGAATGAATCTGCAGTTAACAAGGGAAAGACAGGGAAGGAGAATTTTTCTGCACAAAGACATGTGCTAG AAGAAGGTCTGAATATGGTGGGAGGACAATGGATACCAGCGTTGGAAAGGCCATCACAATCATCTTCTAACAATAAGCATAACACCACAACCTTGGGCTCTTTCTCGTCCTCTCA GCCAGCATCATCTCAGAAGAACCACAGTTTCATGAGTATGATAAAGTCAGCTGAAAATGATCAAAAGGAGTGTGACGACGACGACAAAGCTTTCATTATGAAGAAAGTGCCTTCATTTCAACCAAAAG GTAATTTGTCAGTAAAAATTGAAGCCAGGACCATAGATCAGAAGCCTAATACACCTCGTTCAAAACACTCAGCAACTGAGCAACGTAGGAGAAGCAAGATTAATGACAG ATTTCAAAATCTGAGGGAGATCGTTCCTAACAGTGACCAGAAGAGAGACAAGGCATCGTTCTTGTTAGAG GTTATTGAGTACATTCAGTTCTTgcaagaaaaagttaaaaaatatgaaagttCGTACAGTGTCTGGAATCACGAAACATCCAAGATCATCCAAAGA AGGAACTGTCATATGGGTGAAGGTGTTGTTGATCACTCACAATGGGCGAACGCTGGTTCAGGCCCAGCTTCAGCATTAGCTGCGAGGTTTGAGGAGAATAAAAGCCGAGTTTCCCCGGCTATGCCAATCAATGGACAAAATTTAGTTGAATCGGACACAAGCACTGCTACAACATTCAAAGAAAAGGCTCAGCAGCCTGAATTAACTTCTAAGGCAGCACCGGTTCATCCACCAATTCAACCAAGCATCTTCGATTTAGGGAGAACAAGCGCTGTAGCTTCCCCACTCTCACTGCCACAAGCATCAGATTTGAATAAAACCACATCATGGATCCCGTCTCACGTTCTTCAGAACAGATCATGTACAGATTACTGGACCAGGGATAAGCTGAAAGACCAGAATTTGGCCATTGAAAGTGGTACTATTAGCATCTCAAGTGCCTATTCACAGAG GTTGTTGAGTACACTTACACTAGCGTTACAGGAATCGGGAATCGATCTCTCTAAGTCCAGCATCTCGGTGCAGATTGATCTGGGAAAGAGATCTAACTCTGCTAATTCTTCCACATCCGCTGTCAAG GATAATGTTCCACGAGATGCATGTATGGAGGATGAATTCGGCCAAGCTTTAAAGAGGCTTAAAACTATCTGA
- the LOC140991714 gene encoding transcription factor BIM1-like isoform X1 has translation MELPRPRAYETEGGKATQDFLSLYSSSSPVQQDPTPQQGGYLETHDFLRPLERVGNNETKEGNKVEMSVVNKLPPPAAEHLLPGGNGTYSISYFNQRGLKPEGEGSLYTMQASSATRNDDNSNSSSHTGSGFTLWNESAVNKGKTGKENFSAQRHVLEEGLNMVGGQWIPALERPSQSSSNNKHNTTTLGSFSSSQPASSQKNHSFMSMIKSAENDQKECDDDDKAFIMKKVPSFQPKGNLSVKIEARTIDQKPNTPRSKHSATEQRRRSKINDRFQNLREIVPNSDQKRDKASFLLEVIEYIQFLQEKVKKYESSYSVWNHETSKIIQRRNCHMGEGVVDHSQWANAGSGPASALAARFEENKSRVSPAMPINGQNLVESDTSTATTFKEKAQQPELTSKAAPVHPPIQPSIFDLGRTSAVASPLSLPQASDLNKTTSWIPSHVLQNRSCTDYWTRDKLKDQNLAIESGTISISSAYSQRLLSTLTLALQESGIDLSKSSISVQIDLGKRSNSANSSTSAVKQDNVPRDACMEDEFGQALKRLKTI, from the exons ATGGAATTGCCTCGGCCCAGAGCTTATGAAACGGAAG GTGGAAAGGCAACCCAAGATTTTCTTTCACTGTACTCGTCCTCTTCACCGGTCCAACAAGATCCAACACCTCAACAgg GTGGCTACCTTGAAACTCATGACTTCTTACGACCACTGGAACGAGTGGGGAATAATGAGACAAAAGAGGGAAACAAAGTTGAAATGAGTGTCGTCAATAAGCTTCCACCGCCAGCAGCGGAGCATCTTCTTCCTGGTGGAAATGGCACGTACAGCATCTCTTATTTTAACCAAAGAGGTTTGAAGCCAGAAGGAGAAGGAAGCTTATATACGATGCAAGCAAGTAGTGCCACGAGAAATGATGATAACTCAAACAGCAGTTCTCACACGGGCAGTGGTTTCACACTGTGGAATGAATCTGCAGTTAACAAGGGAAAGACAGGGAAGGAGAATTTTTCTGCACAAAGACATGTGCTAG AAGAAGGTCTGAATATGGTGGGAGGACAATGGATACCAGCGTTGGAAAGGCCATCACAATCATCTTCTAACAATAAGCATAACACCACAACCTTGGGCTCTTTCTCGTCCTCTCA GCCAGCATCATCTCAGAAGAACCACAGTTTCATGAGTATGATAAAGTCAGCTGAAAATGATCAAAAGGAGTGTGACGACGACGACAAAGCTTTCATTATGAAGAAAGTGCCTTCATTTCAACCAAAAG GTAATTTGTCAGTAAAAATTGAAGCCAGGACCATAGATCAGAAGCCTAATACACCTCGTTCAAAACACTCAGCAACTGAGCAACGTAGGAGAAGCAAGATTAATGACAG ATTTCAAAATCTGAGGGAGATCGTTCCTAACAGTGACCAGAAGAGAGACAAGGCATCGTTCTTGTTAGAG GTTATTGAGTACATTCAGTTCTTgcaagaaaaagttaaaaaatatgaaagttCGTACAGTGTCTGGAATCACGAAACATCCAAGATCATCCAAAGA AGGAACTGTCATATGGGTGAAGGTGTTGTTGATCACTCACAATGGGCGAACGCTGGTTCAGGCCCAGCTTCAGCATTAGCTGCGAGGTTTGAGGAGAATAAAAGCCGAGTTTCCCCGGCTATGCCAATCAATGGACAAAATTTAGTTGAATCGGACACAAGCACTGCTACAACATTCAAAGAAAAGGCTCAGCAGCCTGAATTAACTTCTAAGGCAGCACCGGTTCATCCACCAATTCAACCAAGCATCTTCGATTTAGGGAGAACAAGCGCTGTAGCTTCCCCACTCTCACTGCCACAAGCATCAGATTTGAATAAAACCACATCATGGATCCCGTCTCACGTTCTTCAGAACAGATCATGTACAGATTACTGGACCAGGGATAAGCTGAAAGACCAGAATTTGGCCATTGAAAGTGGTACTATTAGCATCTCAAGTGCCTATTCACAGAG GTTGTTGAGTACACTTACACTAGCGTTACAGGAATCGGGAATCGATCTCTCTAAGTCCAGCATCTCGGTGCAGATTGATCTGGGAAAGAGATCTAACTCTGCTAATTCTTCCACATCCGCTGTCAAG CAGGATAATGTTCCACGAGATGCATGTATGGAGGATGAATTCGGCCAAGCTTTAAAGAGGCTTAAAACTATCTGA
- the LOC140991548 gene encoding rhamnogalacturonan I rhamnosyltransferase 1-like: MCRIEGRQESNRRRRRWGIMGLKTAAFGGERFEKLRNSGVVSRSRIKLWIIRATTTVLLWTCIVQLTALGDSWGPLVLKGWPSCFSQESVALDAYSSPELPLRVLQPKRVYKNNGYLMVSCNGGLNQMRAAICDMVAIARYLNVTLIVPELDRTSFWNDPSEFQDIFDIDHFITSLRDELRILKDLPPRVKKRVEQGIIYNMPPVSWSDISYYQSQILPLIQKYKVVHLNRTDARLANNGLPLEIQKLRCRVNFNVLKFTPEIEELGRKVVKLLRQKGPVLVLHLRYEMDMLAFSGCTHGCNIEEVEELTRMRYVYPWWKEKIIDSDLKRKDGLCPLTPEETALTLRALDIDHNIQIYIAAGEIYGGQRRLHSLESSYPNLVRKETLLEPSDLKFFQNHSSQMAALDYLVSLQSDIFVPTYDGNMAKVVEGHRRYLGYKKTILLDRRLLVDLIDRYNSGSLNWDEFSAAVKDAHSEHMGKPTKRLVIPDRPKEEDYFYANPSECLQPMDQDEPPSRIL; the protein is encoded by the exons ATGTGCAGAATAGAGGGTCGTCAGGAGAGCAATAGAAGGAGGAGACGTTGGGGGATAATGGGGCTGAAGACAGCGGCTTTTGGTGGGGAAAGATTCGAGAAACTGAGGAATAGTGGGGTGGTGTCACGGTCTAGAATCAAGCTGTGGATCATAAGGGCCACGACGACGGTTTTGCTGTGGACTTGCATTGTTCAGTTGACGGCATTGGGTGACTCGTGGGGGCCTCTCGTGTTGAAGGGATGGCCATCTTGCTTTTCCCAAGAATCGGTTGCCTTGGATGCTTATTCATCACCCGAACTCCCCCTTAGAGTTCTTCAACCAAAGA GAGTTTACAAGAACAACGGCTACTTGATGGTTTCATGCAATGGAGGGCTCAATCAAATGAGGGCAGCG ATATGTGACATGGTAGCAATTGCAAGATATCTGAATGTTACTCTCATAGTTCCTGAACTTGATAGAACTTCCTTTTGGAATGATCCGAG CGAGTTCCAGGACATATTTGACATCGATCATTTCATTACATCCCTGAGAGACGAACTTCGGATACTTAAGGATCTACCACCAAGGGTGAAGAAGAGAGTGGAGCAAGGAATAATCTATAACATGCCCCCTGTTAGTTGGTCCGACATCTCTTATTATCAGAGTCAG ATTCTTCCTCTCATCCAGAAGTATAAAGTCGTACATCTGAACAGAACTGATGCTCGGCTAGCCAATAATGGCTTGCCTTTAGAGATTCAAAAGCTTCGTTGCCGTGTAAACTTTAATGTTTTGAAGTTTACGCCTGAAATAGAAGAATTGGGTAGAAAAGTTGTGAAATTGCTGAGACAAAAAGGCCCGGTTTTGGTACTTCATCTGCGGTATGAAATGGATATGTTGGCCTTTTCTGGCTGTACTCATGGTTGCAATATTGAGGAGGTGGAAGAGTTGACAAGAATGAG ATATGTGTATCCCTGGTGGAAAGAGAAAATCATCGACTCTGATTTAAAAAGGAAAGACGGTCTCTGCCCTTTGACTCCAGAGGAAACCGCACTAACATTAAGGGCGTTGGACATCGATCATAATATTCAGATTTACATAGCAGCTGGAGAAATATATGGCGGACAGAGAAGATTGCATAGTCTTGAATCATCTTATCCAAATTTG GTCAGGAAGGAGACTCTATTGGAGCCATCAGACCTTAAGTTTTTCCAAAATCACTCATCTCAAATGGCAGCACTGGATTATCTTGTTTCGCTGCAAAGCGATATTTTTGTCCCTACCTATGATGGGAACATGGCTAAGGTCGTTGAAGGCCATCGCAG ATATCTTGGGTACAAGAAAACTATTTTACTTGACAGAAGACTACTGGTCGATCTAATAGATCGATACAATTCAGGATCTCTGAACTGGGACGAGTTCTCTGCTGCAGTTAAGGATGCTCACTCAGAACACATGGGGAAACCGACTAAAAGGTTGGTAATTCCAGATAGACCTAAAGAAGAGGACTACTTCTACGCCAACCCATCCGAGTGTTTGCAACCGATGGACCAAGATGAGCCCCCAAGTAGAATATTATGA
- the LOC140990922 gene encoding uncharacterized protein — MDLWQRARSLAEETAKRSQEFTQGIGSMNFSDVVSEASKRSKEIATEASKRSKEFANEASKKSKEFAVEALKRADQLTAQIPTAATVLSNIVDSPQKGNEAADLDKYGITDDLRDFIRGITISTFQDFPLEDDSEMSDIPARSNVRQDLNEWQERHAKLVLSTVKEMSKLRYQLCPRVMKERKFWRIYFILVNSHVAPYEKRYLEDLKLKSEEKAKDTEVKEVSSDGTSSKKGEGISKPNSNKSSTSEQDLDVFLLGDLEDSDDDQDDAVDDFDDDFDKI, encoded by the exons ATGGATTTGTGGCAGAGAGCTCGGAGTTTGGCGGAGGAGACCGCCAAGAGATCTCAGGAGTTTACGCAGGGCATTGGCTCCATGAATTTCTCCGACGTCGTCTCCGAAGCGTCCAAGAGGTCCAAGGAGATTGCGACCGAGGCGTCCAAGAGGTCCAAGGAGTTTGCTAACGAGGCGTCGAAGAAGTCGAAGGAATTCGCCGTCGAGGCTCTGAAGCGCGCCGATCAGCTCACGGCTCAGATTCCCACCGCCGCCACGGTGCTCAGTAATATCGTGGATTCGCCTCAGAAGGGCAATGAGGCTGCTGATCTGGACAAGTATGGGATCACGGATGATTTGAGGGATTTCATTAGAGGCATTACGATCAGTACTTTCCAGGATTTCCCGCTCGAAG ATGACTCAGAGATGTCAGATATTCCTGCACGTTCAAATGTTCGACAGGATCTCAATGAATGGCAAGAAAGGCATGCAAAACTTGTTCTCTCAACGGTGAAG GAGATGTCAAAACTAAGGTATCAGTTATGCCCAAGAGTGATGAAAGAGAGGAAGTTTTGGAGGATATACTTCATTCTTGTTAACAGTCATGTGGCACC GTATGAAAAAAGATACCTGGAAGATCTAAAGCTGAAATCTGAGGAAAAGGCGAAAGATACCGAAGTGAAAGAAGTTTCGTCGGATGGAACATCATCTAAAAAGGGAGAGGGGATTTCAAAACCAAATAGCAACAAGTCATCAACTTCTGAACAAGATTTAGATGTCTTTCTTCTCGGAGACCTCGAGGATAGTGACGATGACCAAG ATGATGCTGTCGATGACTTTGACGATGATTTTGACAAGATATAG